A single region of the Leptospiraceae bacterium genome encodes:
- a CDS encoding DUF4384 domain-containing protein — translation MKPFLFKLASVFGIQSIQNSGLQIKRYLLLILFSFPIYANGKLTVAVIGPQPDLRAEIESTMSKTDFLQPVERTRIDSLLTEMKLGQQGILKEGSYAKAGNTLGASYLVLVEKGSTSFRIVHTQSSRIIGSWTGLNDTSSQEFLAVLEREKSLQELANLKSPGKRDYKIEITNALGSKDNGGAVIGDELRVEFIIRSKQEKYAYVTILVYGQDGSITQLFPNKYQSNNKVETNKEFAFPPPDAPKKYKLIASTPIGEDTMVVIASDSSVALENGVSQGIYTGSTKSLLGTKGITLQLDKTGKTKYDVNRIVFETREK, via the coding sequence ATGAAACCATTCTTATTTAAATTGGCAAGTGTATTCGGAATCCAATCCATTCAAAATTCAGGACTTCAGATTAAGCGTTACTTACTTTTAATTCTATTCTCCTTTCCCATTTATGCTAACGGCAAATTGACTGTAGCCGTCATCGGACCCCAGCCTGATCTCAGAGCAGAAATCGAATCGACCATGAGTAAGACCGATTTTTTACAACCAGTCGAGCGGACACGGATTGATTCTTTACTAACGGAAATGAAATTAGGTCAACAGGGAATTCTAAAAGAAGGCAGTTATGCGAAGGCGGGCAATACGTTAGGCGCTTCCTACTTAGTGCTTGTAGAAAAAGGCTCAACTAGTTTTAGAATAGTTCATACTCAATCTTCTCGAATTATTGGTAGTTGGACTGGTTTGAATGATACATCTTCCCAAGAATTCTTAGCCGTTCTTGAAAGAGAAAAGTCATTACAGGAATTAGCAAATCTAAAATCTCCGGGCAAACGAGACTATAAAATTGAAATTACTAATGCACTTGGCTCTAAGGATAACGGTGGAGCAGTCATAGGAGATGAGTTGCGGGTAGAATTCATTATCCGCTCGAAGCAAGAAAAATATGCATACGTTACAATACTAGTCTATGGACAGGATGGATCTATTACACAATTATTTCCCAACAAATACCAATCCAACAACAAAGTAGAGACTAACAAAGAGTTTGCTTTTCCACCTCCTGACGCTCCAAAGAAATACAAGCTCATAGCCTCCACTCCAATCGGCGAAGATACGATGGTAGTCATTGCCTCTGATTCCTCTGTTGCGCTCGAAAATGGAGTTTCACAGGGAATTTATACCGGTAGCACAAAAAGCTTGTTAGGCACAAAAGGTATCACTCTACAATTAGATAAAACTGGAAAAACAAAATACGATGTCAATCGAATTGTTTTTGAAACAAGGGAGAAATAA
- a CDS encoding universal stress protein — translation MKNLLVTVTFEEKETSVLLDKAMSIAEKFGSKIWLVHIAAPDPDFVGYEVGPQYIRDHRADELKKEHKLVKRYADELREKKFDAEGLLVQGATVDMILRESVKLNIDLVIIGHHKHNLLYKIFVQDIDETIVHESKVPVLMIPFG, via the coding sequence ATGAAAAATCTACTCGTTACCGTTACCTTCGAAGAAAAAGAAACCTCAGTCCTACTCGACAAAGCAATGTCCATTGCTGAAAAATTTGGCTCCAAGATTTGGCTTGTGCATATTGCTGCGCCTGATCCAGATTTTGTGGGTTACGAAGTTGGTCCACAATACATTCGCGATCATCGCGCCGATGAATTGAAAAAAGAGCACAAGCTTGTTAAAAGATATGCTGATGAACTCCGCGAAAAGAAATTTGATGCAGAGGGACTTTTAGTTCAAGGGGCTACTGTTGATATGATTCTAAGAGAATCTGTTAAGTTGAATATTGACTTAGTTATCATTGGACATCACAAACACAATCTACTCTATAAGATTTTTGTGCAAGACATTGACGAAACCATTGTCCATGAATCAAAAGTTCCAGTGCTCATGATTCCATTCGGCTAA
- a CDS encoding M48 family metalloprotease: MKTNLIKSIFLAFLIATANSIFPLESVNFEEALWSQVQSLSLADYKKHAKALGGDIKEHKNWRHTIDATFHKLKSNSGNANFESQYSIIKDDAFNAFAFPGGQFIILTGLLDEMDNQIQKDTGSKPNTREFERYREIYLAPMLAHELGHFYNRHSFKSYLAKIEKKNSKDENEESREFELDADMSGILLLQRSGYDVKYFTKMLKHLNDIRQKDLNAGAKSNTYFQTHPSPNERLSKINSEHKDLYAWAAKMEYVFADIQTSRNLEKALKELDEALNTYPDNLDFQKARTVALHKIWIESALVEDLKLKSIIDLPSFRDNMVFDKKAQKSVTKKIPGDRVKFNKALTAYRTLIQENQDPWFVSNFSVLLVYSPEKQDEANALKLARSSFHAEPTVQTLNNLAFCHTLAVIEGNSKLSREIFKEMARVLVPEIEEFYKGQGRNNEALQLVKDLQKSIKNKEAEEEDISAVILNLAILDMNSAKGTVKFYFLNFDSSSKWAEFLSKSAAVSIPPKDEGKASLVDGIQIGTTIKELLSLWKEPDRKPKVEDGMEIWYYDTKSSKVYMRDGIVHQIHLLGEDSPSYGEIKIGSDKSLVEKELGKKYKKQNKFIIFEKKDKIGLSFDENKVERLLIFD; encoded by the coding sequence ATGAAAACAAACCTAATTAAATCAATATTCTTAGCCTTCTTGATTGCTACGGCTAATTCCATTTTTCCGTTAGAGTCAGTAAATTTTGAAGAGGCCCTTTGGTCACAAGTGCAATCTCTCAGTTTAGCAGATTACAAAAAGCATGCAAAGGCCTTAGGCGGCGACATCAAAGAGCATAAAAATTGGCGCCATACGATAGACGCAACTTTTCATAAACTGAAAAGTAATTCAGGCAATGCTAATTTTGAATCACAATACTCGATCATTAAAGACGATGCATTTAACGCATTTGCATTCCCTGGAGGACAATTTATCATTCTTACCGGTCTACTCGATGAAATGGACAATCAGATTCAAAAGGATACTGGAAGTAAGCCTAACACTCGAGAATTTGAGAGATATCGAGAAATATATTTAGCTCCAATGCTTGCACACGAATTAGGACATTTTTATAATCGTCATAGTTTCAAATCATACCTTGCTAAGATTGAAAAGAAAAATTCCAAGGATGAAAATGAGGAAAGTAGAGAATTCGAATTAGACGCTGACATGAGCGGAATTCTATTACTGCAAAGGTCTGGCTATGATGTAAAGTATTTCACAAAAATGCTTAAACATCTAAATGACATCAGGCAAAAAGATTTGAATGCTGGGGCAAAATCCAATACCTATTTTCAAACTCACCCTTCTCCTAATGAAAGACTTTCAAAAATAAATTCCGAGCATAAGGATCTTTACGCTTGGGCGGCTAAGATGGAGTATGTGTTTGCAGATATTCAAACTTCTCGTAATCTAGAAAAGGCTTTAAAAGAATTAGACGAAGCATTGAATACGTATCCCGATAATCTGGATTTTCAGAAAGCGCGCACAGTAGCATTGCATAAAATCTGGATAGAATCCGCATTAGTGGAAGATTTAAAATTAAAAAGCATTATAGACCTACCCTCTTTTCGTGACAATATGGTCTTCGATAAAAAAGCCCAAAAGAGTGTTACAAAAAAAATCCCGGGTGATCGAGTAAAGTTTAACAAGGCATTAACCGCTTACAGAACCTTAATTCAAGAAAATCAAGACCCTTGGTTTGTTTCCAACTTCTCTGTTCTATTGGTTTATTCTCCAGAAAAACAAGATGAGGCTAACGCACTGAAACTTGCACGCTCTTCTTTTCATGCAGAACCAACGGTTCAAACTCTAAACAACCTTGCTTTCTGTCATACGCTTGCAGTAATAGAAGGCAATTCGAAATTATCCCGAGAAATATTTAAAGAGATGGCTCGTGTTCTTGTTCCAGAGATAGAAGAATTCTACAAAGGACAAGGTAGAAATAACGAAGCCCTTCAACTAGTAAAAGATTTACAAAAATCAATAAAAAACAAAGAAGCAGAGGAAGAGGATATAAGCGCTGTTATCCTGAACTTGGCAATACTTGATATGAATTCAGCAAAAGGAACTGTAAAATTCTATTTTTTAAATTTTGACTCTTCATCCAAATGGGCTGAATTTCTCAGTAAATCTGCCGCTGTTTCAATCCCGCCAAAAGACGAAGGTAAAGCTTCATTAGTCGATGGAATTCAAATCGGAACAACAATCAAAGAACTTCTCTCTTTATGGAAAGAGCCAGATAGAAAACCGAAAGTAGAAGATGGAATGGAGATTTGGTATTATGATACAAAGTCTTCCAAAGTATATATGCGAGACGGAATCGTGCATCAAATCCATTTGCTCGGAGAAGACAGTCCTTCCTATGGAGAAATTAAAATTGGCTCAGATAAATCTCTTGTGGAAAAAGAGCTTGGAAAAAAATATAAGAAGCAAAACAAATTTATTATTTTTGAAAAAAAAGATAAGATAGGCCTTTCATTCGATGAAAACAAAGTAGAAAGGCTACTTATCTTTGATTGA
- a CDS encoding esterase: protein MQTGIAQRKIGNLNCYEVKGKEGGPVIVLMHGFGANAQDLLPLHQYIKAPVGTNWYFPDAPMEMDMGGGYKGRAWFPLMASAIDHVAKYGMNFANLHPPGLDKANEEIMKMLEDLKTPLEKITLGGFSQGSMLATDVTLRLTENTNGLIILSGTLICQSEWSVLAQKKSRIQFFQSHGTEDPVLIYQNGKNLETLLRENGMSGEFVSFNGGHEIPDKVLKRLSQYLLR from the coding sequence ATGCAAACTGGAATCGCGCAAAGAAAAATTGGAAATTTAAACTGTTATGAAGTAAAAGGAAAAGAGGGCGGTCCTGTCATTGTATTGATGCATGGATTTGGTGCTAATGCACAGGATTTACTTCCACTTCATCAATACATCAAAGCACCAGTAGGGACTAATTGGTATTTTCCGGATGCGCCAATGGAAATGGACATGGGAGGCGGTTATAAAGGTAGAGCCTGGTTTCCTCTTATGGCATCGGCAATCGATCATGTCGCAAAATATGGAATGAATTTTGCAAATTTACATCCGCCCGGACTTGATAAAGCTAATGAAGAAATTATGAAAATGCTTGAAGATTTAAAAACGCCCCTTGAAAAAATTACTCTTGGTGGATTTAGTCAGGGCTCAATGCTTGCGACTGACGTCACTTTGCGTCTGACAGAAAATACAAACGGCTTAATCATATTATCCGGAACTTTGATTTGTCAAAGTGAATGGTCGGTGCTTGCACAAAAAAAATCTAGAATTCAGTTTTTTCAGAGTCATGGAACAGAAGATCCTGTTTTAATTTATCAAAATGGAAAAAATTTAGAAACACTTCTTCGTGAAAACGGTATGTCGGGCGAGTTTGTTTCATTCAACGGCGGTCATGAAATTCCTGATAAAGTTTTGAAACGATTGAGTCAGTATTTGTTGAGGTAA
- a CDS encoding patatin-like phospholipase family protein, which translates to MKKALILSGGGARGAYQAGVYKYLSEQKFIPDVICGTSVGALNATALGCGFTPEKLIELWRSIQTGNVMHYSIWQNIKDIIFRRFSPMVDTTPMKRLLARELDFEKLRSAKTKVFISAVNISNSELVYFSNEEIGIQHLMASSAIPVVFPWQYVDGQPYWDGGLMANTPIAPAIDEDAKDIIVVLLSPVGKVQMELPTSRKEALERVFEMTLISSYQAIRSSIEYTELQKDSKSILSFFDYLIQNKNIRIRAVSPKNFLGLRSILNFSHLQADSLIEMGYNDAKEQLGALS; encoded by the coding sequence ATGAAAAAAGCTTTAATTCTATCAGGTGGCGGAGCGCGTGGCGCATATCAAGCAGGAGTTTACAAATATCTCTCGGAACAAAAATTTATTCCCGATGTAATTTGTGGAACTTCCGTTGGCGCACTCAATGCAACCGCACTCGGTTGTGGTTTCACTCCTGAAAAGTTAATTGAACTTTGGCGAAGCATTCAAACTGGAAACGTAATGCATTATTCTATATGGCAGAATATTAAAGATATTATCTTCAGAAGGTTTTCTCCTATGGTAGATACTACTCCGATGAAACGTCTTCTTGCACGCGAATTGGATTTTGAAAAATTGCGCAGTGCTAAAACAAAAGTTTTCATTTCAGCGGTTAATATCAGTAATTCGGAACTGGTTTATTTTTCGAACGAGGAAATTGGAATTCAACATCTTATGGCGTCGTCTGCAATACCTGTTGTGTTTCCTTGGCAGTATGTCGATGGCCAGCCGTATTGGGACGGTGGGCTAATGGCAAATACTCCTATCGCACCCGCAATTGATGAAGACGCTAAAGACATTATTGTGGTTTTGCTTTCTCCTGTTGGTAAAGTGCAAATGGAATTACCTACCTCAAGAAAGGAAGCTCTCGAAAGAGTCTTTGAAATGACGCTCATTTCTTCCTACCAAGCAATTCGCTCTAGCATCGAATACACAGAGCTTCAAAAAGATTCAAAATCAATTCTTTCTTTTTTCGATTACTTAATTCAAAATAAAAATATTCGGATAAGAGCTGTTAGCCCTAAAAATTTTCTGGGTCTTAGAAGTATTTTAAATTTTAGTCATTTGCAAGCTGATTCGCTTATCGAAATGGGATACAATGACGCCAAAGAACAATTAGGTGCTTTATCTTAA
- a CDS encoding ATP-binding protein: MQRKLYPKLLEWRNSPYRKPLILRGARQVGKSFLVREFGKNEFSDYIEINFELQPELKNSFKDKKPERILKNLELYLNRKIELENTILFLDEIQECPEAILSLRYFHEQMPTLAVIAAGSLLEFALNSEEYRSPVGRIQFLYIYPLSFQEFLEAIGETIVLEFLHKVNLSDEFSSVVHEKLLNLYQDYLIVGGMPEAVKVYTETKNFSLVKQIQLSLLLTYRDDFSKYAGKVKQKYLEKVFYGIHTMLGKKIRYSEIDRETPSRELKQVVELLESAGVVNKVIGTNNTELPLSYHAKENFYKLIFLDTGLSLKASGLEETILTSPNILGVYEGGLAEQFVGQELIAYASPEERAKFFYWERFKRGSSAEIDYLLIYKSEVYPVEVKAGKTGSLKSLKLYKGEMQNQISIRYSKLPLSYYEGLLSIPLYMIAETERLLEVIKSAQL, from the coding sequence ATGCAGCGAAAATTGTATCCAAAATTGCTAGAATGGCGAAATTCTCCCTATCGAAAGCCGCTGATTTTGCGAGGGGCAAGGCAGGTGGGAAAGTCGTTTCTTGTGCGAGAATTTGGTAAAAATGAGTTTTCGGACTACATTGAAATTAATTTTGAATTGCAACCGGAGTTGAAAAATTCTTTTAAAGATAAAAAGCCAGAACGCATATTAAAAAATTTGGAATTATATTTAAATCGAAAAATAGAATTGGAAAATACGATTCTTTTTCTAGATGAAATTCAAGAATGTCCAGAGGCGATTCTTTCTCTTCGTTATTTTCATGAACAGATGCCGACACTTGCAGTGATTGCTGCGGGCTCCCTTTTGGAGTTTGCTTTAAATTCTGAGGAATATCGTTCTCCGGTTGGACGAATTCAATTTCTTTACATTTATCCGCTCAGCTTTCAGGAATTCTTAGAAGCGATAGGCGAAACAATAGTATTAGAATTTTTACACAAAGTAAATCTCTCTGATGAATTTAGTTCTGTTGTTCACGAAAAATTATTAAACTTATACCAAGATTATTTAATTGTAGGCGGAATGCCGGAAGCTGTAAAAGTATATACGGAAACGAAAAACTTTTCTCTTGTAAAACAGATTCAACTTTCTCTTTTGCTAACTTACCGAGATGATTTTTCTAAGTATGCGGGTAAGGTCAAACAAAAGTATTTAGAAAAGGTATTCTATGGTATCCACACGATGCTTGGAAAAAAAATTCGCTACTCTGAAATTGATAGAGAAACTCCTTCGAGAGAATTAAAACAAGTAGTAGAACTTTTAGAGTCGGCAGGAGTTGTGAACAAAGTTATTGGAACTAATAACACAGAGCTTCCTCTTTCTTATCACGCGAAAGAAAATTTTTATAAACTAATATTTCTAGATACAGGTCTTTCTTTAAAAGCAAGTGGATTAGAAGAAACTATATTAACTTCTCCTAATATACTTGGAGTCTATGAAGGCGGACTGGCAGAACAATTTGTCGGGCAAGAACTAATTGCTTATGCAAGTCCAGAAGAAAGAGCAAAATTTTTCTATTGGGAACGATTTAAACGAGGGAGTAGTGCGGAGATAGATTATCTGCTAATATATAAATCAGAAGTTTATCCTGTCGAAGTAAAAGCAGGGAAAACTGGGAGCCTAAAAAGTTTAAAATTATACAAAGGAGAAATGCAGAATCAAATCTCAATTCGTTATTCGAAGCTCCCTTTATCTTACTACGAGGGGTTACTCTCTATTCCCCTCTATATGATTGCAGAGACTGAGAGGCTATTAGAAGTCATAAAATCCGCTCAACTGTAA
- a CDS encoding PaaI family thioesterase has product MIDFTNLTSYKKVPNQTDGACFACSPVNEKGLKMKFYTDEESVFSSLQVPAHLCGWSNVVHGGVTTTILDETIAWTVIYLRQSYMLTKALSVEFLQPLFVGKEIHSIGKIIETKSKREVIVEASVFNHEKILAAKAIGSIILFTPEQIRKRQIFPEKFLADFEEKVFGK; this is encoded by the coding sequence ATGATTGATTTTACAAATTTGACTTCTTATAAAAAAGTTCCAAATCAAACGGATGGAGCCTGTTTTGCTTGTAGTCCTGTAAATGAAAAGGGTTTAAAGATGAAGTTTTATACAGACGAGGAATCTGTATTTTCTAGTTTACAAGTTCCTGCTCATTTATGTGGCTGGAGCAATGTAGTTCATGGTGGGGTAACGACGACTATCCTCGACGAGACAATCGCCTGGACAGTGATTTACTTACGCCAAAGTTACATGCTTACAAAAGCACTAAGCGTTGAATTCTTGCAACCGCTTTTTGTAGGAAAAGAAATCCATTCCATCGGAAAAATTATTGAAACCAAATCGAAGCGGGAAGTAATTGTAGAGGCTTCCGTTTTTAATCATGAAAAAATTCTTGCAGCAAAAGCAATCGGGAGCATAATTCTATTTACCCCCGAACAAATTCGCAAACGCCAAATTTTCCCTGAAAAATTTCTAGCAGACTTTGAAGAGAAAGTTTTTGGTAAGTAG
- the argB gene encoding acetylglutamate kinase — MEENISKIKNILEALPYITEFANKIIVIKYGGAAMIKDDLKESFARDVVLLKYLGIHPIIVHGGGPEINQILDVLKLPVKFVRGHRVTDAKTMEVVEMVLSGKLNKQIVSLINSKSGNALGISGRDGKLATAEIQKIEVQDENGKMELVDVGFVGKITKINKVLLQSLLDAKTIPVISPVAEDNNGQALNINADTMAGAIAGALNAEKLILLTDTPGILIKEKLAEYLNEAQVRELIQSGDISGGMIPKVECCLDAIQNGVKKTHIIDGRIMHSLLLELFTNSGIGTLIA, encoded by the coding sequence ATGGAAGAAAATATTTCAAAGATAAAAAACATTTTAGAAGCACTCCCGTATATCACAGAATTCGCAAATAAAATTATCGTAATCAAATATGGCGGAGCCGCAATGATTAAAGACGATTTGAAGGAATCCTTTGCGCGAGACGTAGTGCTTTTAAAATACTTAGGAATTCACCCAATCATCGTGCATGGTGGTGGACCGGAAATCAACCAGATTCTAGATGTATTAAAACTACCTGTAAAGTTTGTGAGAGGTCATAGAGTTACAGATGCCAAAACCATGGAAGTTGTAGAAATGGTTTTATCCGGAAAATTAAACAAACAAATCGTAAGTTTAATTAATTCAAAATCAGGAAACGCTTTGGGAATTTCCGGTCGCGATGGAAAATTAGCAACGGCTGAAATTCAAAAGATTGAAGTCCAAGACGAGAACGGCAAAATGGAATTAGTCGATGTTGGGTTTGTCGGGAAAATCACGAAAATCAACAAAGTTCTACTCCAATCCCTTCTTGATGCAAAAACAATTCCAGTCATTTCGCCCGTTGCTGAGGATAACAACGGTCAGGCGCTCAACATCAACGCAGATACAATGGCGGGAGCAATCGCTGGAGCACTTAACGCAGAAAAACTCATTTTACTTACAGATACTCCAGGCATTCTCATCAAGGAAAAATTGGCTGAGTATTTGAATGAAGCTCAAGTCAGAGAACTCATTCAATCAGGAGATATTTCAGGCGGCATGATCCCAAAAGTAGAATGTTGTTTAGACGCAATTCAAAATGGAGTTAAGAAAACTCATATCATAGATGGTAGGATAATGCATTCATTGCTATTAGAACTTTTTACAAATAGTGGAATTGGAACTTTGATTGCCTAA
- a CDS encoding Fic family protein, protein MDIPKIEITPEILASIAELDEFKGEWRYLTGLSKDKLVTLKKVASIESIGSSTRIEGSKLTDGEIESLLKGLDLSSFRSRDEEEVAGYSDAMNQVFNSYHDIPLTENYIKQFHKILLKYSSKDRSHKGNYKKIDNHLEAFDSKGKSLGVVLKTVSPFETPIRMKSLIDWTSMEIADKKVHPLIVISLFTLNFLAIHPFQDGNGRLSRILTTLLLLKAGYTYVPYSSLEKIIEENKDNYYLSLNKAQKNLRDFKKINIWIVFFLDCLVKQKNALRKKINAELNLVKSDISSLSQMIISLIKDHGKLAIGEIVSLTNANRNTVKANLKVLATKGYIQKFGNGKGSYYTI, encoded by the coding sequence ATGGATATTCCAAAAATCGAGATTACTCCTGAGATTTTAGCTTCCATCGCTGAATTAGACGAATTTAAAGGGGAGTGGAGGTATTTAACTGGTTTGTCGAAAGACAAACTAGTTACTTTGAAAAAAGTTGCGAGCATTGAATCTATTGGTTCATCCACGCGAATTGAAGGCTCAAAGCTTACCGATGGCGAAATTGAAAGTCTACTAAAAGGACTCGACTTATCCTCGTTTCGTTCGCGTGACGAGGAAGAAGTTGCTGGTTATTCGGATGCGATGAATCAAGTTTTTAATTCTTACCATGATATTCCGCTAACAGAAAATTACATTAAGCAATTTCATAAAATTCTTTTGAAATACAGCTCTAAGGATAGAAGTCATAAAGGCAATTACAAAAAAATAGACAACCACCTAGAGGCATTTGATTCGAAAGGAAAAAGTTTAGGTGTAGTTTTAAAAACTGTCTCTCCCTTCGAAACGCCGATACGAATGAAATCTTTAATTGACTGGACTAGTATGGAAATAGCGGATAAAAAGGTTCATCCGCTAATAGTAATTAGTCTTTTTACACTAAATTTCCTTGCAATCCATCCGTTTCAAGATGGGAATGGAAGACTTTCTAGAATTTTAACTACTCTTTTACTTCTGAAGGCAGGATACACTTATGTTCCATATTCTTCGCTGGAAAAGATTATAGAAGAAAATAAGGATAACTACTATTTGTCGCTTAATAAAGCGCAAAAAAACTTACGCGATTTCAAAAAAATAAATATCTGGATTGTATTTTTTCTAGATTGTCTCGTAAAACAGAAAAATGCTTTGCGTAAAAAAATCAATGCCGAATTAAATCTTGTCAAATCCGATATTTCTAGTTTGAGTCAAATGATTATTAGCCTCATAAAAGATCATGGCAAACTGGCCATTGGTGAAATTGTAAGTCTTACAAATGCAAATCGAAATACGGTAAAAGCAAATCTGAAAGTTCTTGCAACAAAAGGTTACATTCAAAAGTTTGGAAATGGGAAGGGTAGTTATTATACAATTTAA
- a CDS encoding CBS domain-containing protein: MKSSFDGLKIRDVMTKNVFTVSLKHTWQDAARKMSSKNIHHLVIVDELHHPVSVMSVTDFLKFALNNDKAILLKTIEEVQPHHRLIALNANANAYDAVNEMNNHLIESVVVLDDEGRLEGIVTSKDLMNVIFFDEKFEE, encoded by the coding sequence ATGAAGAGTTCATTTGATGGATTGAAGATAAGAGATGTAATGACAAAAAATGTTTTTACTGTCAGTCTAAAGCATACTTGGCAAGACGCAGCTCGGAAAATGAGTTCGAAAAATATTCACCACCTTGTCATCGTTGATGAGTTACATCATCCAGTTTCAGTCATGTCTGTCACAGATTTCCTAAAGTTTGCCTTGAATAACGATAAAGCTATTCTTTTGAAAACCATTGAGGAAGTCCAACCACATCATAGATTGATTGCTCTTAATGCAAATGCAAACGCATATGATGCAGTAAACGAAATGAATAATCATCTTATAGAATCAGTGGTTGTATTAGATGACGAAGGAAGACTGGAAGGTATTGTTACATCGAAAGACTTAATGAATGTAATTTTCTTTGACGAAAAGTTTGAGGAATAA
- a CDS encoding type II toxin-antitoxin system VapC family toxin, with protein sequence MNKGFVLDTDTVSFYLRKKESVVEQFKKAIQGELLVGITLITHYEILSGLKFKHSEKYLKSYLNFSKELNIYPLTEKSVELSSEIYASLRKKGNPLNDIDILIAGIAMENKNILVTGNASHFGRIKGLNIEDWITI encoded by the coding sequence TTGAACAAAGGATTCGTTCTAGATACAGATACAGTTTCTTTTTATTTAAGAAAAAAAGAAAGTGTAGTTGAACAGTTTAAAAAAGCTATTCAAGGGGAATTGTTGGTTGGGATTACACTTATTACCCACTACGAGATACTTTCTGGTTTAAAATTCAAACACTCAGAGAAATACTTAAAATCTTACCTTAATTTTTCCAAAGAACTAAATATCTATCCACTGACAGAAAAATCCGTGGAGCTATCCTCTGAGATATATGCTAGTTTGCGCAAAAAAGGAAATCCGTTAAACGATATAGATATACTAATAGCAGGCATTGCTATGGAAAATAAAAATATACTGGTTACAGGAAACGCATCTCACTTCGGTAGAATCAAAGGATTAAATATAGAAGACTGGATTACAATCTAG